The Vidua macroura isolate BioBank_ID:100142 chromosome 9, ASM2450914v1, whole genome shotgun sequence genome has a window encoding:
- the DARS2 gene encoding aspartate--tRNA ligase, mitochondrial isoform X2 has product MALPRLLVRALHRAAAAAAPAAPDFNSFVTRTNTCGELRAAHVGQKVTLYGWVQYQRQGLFLVLRDFQGLTQVIIPQDEAHSHVKELLSNAPVESVVRVTGTVSPRPLGQENPKMPTGDIEVKAETAEILNSCKKLPFEIKDFIKKSEALRMQYRYLDLRSFRLQSALRLRSRVVMRMREYLCNLHGFVDVETPTLFKRTPGGAKEFLVPSREAGKFYSLPQSPQQFKQLLMVGGLDRYFQVARCYRDEGSRPDRQPEFTQIDIEMSFVDQAGIQRLIEGLLQHSWPEERGSIMIPFPSMTYEEALAEYGTDKPDTRFGMKIVDISDVLRGSNIHFLQNALSYPSGSIRAICIPQGVRYLTNKDLESLKESAKSQFNQEIMEIICRPDGSLKSLLTKFLGEKEQSELIQTLNMQEGDMVLLAAGEHKQVCSALGALRLLSANLLEAAGLALRDPAAFHFLWVVDFPLFLPKAENPTELESAHHPFTAPHPSDASLLYSDPTKVRSQHYDLVLNGNEVGGGSIRIHSAEQQRFVLEKVLKEDSEVLSHLIEALEFGAPPHGGIALGCGNKAHGC; this is encoded by the exons ATGGCGCTGCCCCGGCTGCTGGTGCGAGCGCTGCACCGggcggccgctgccgccgcaCCTGCGGCTCCAG aCTTCAACAGTTTTGTCACTCGGACCAACACGTGTGGAGAGCTGCGTGCTGCTCACGTGGGACAGAAAGTGACCCTGTATGGATGGGTTCAATATCAAAG ACAAGGCCTGTTTCTAGTTTTGAGGGATTTCCAGGGACTGACCCAGGTCATCATTCCTCAGGATGAG gcacATTCCCACGTGAAGGAGCTGCTGTCCAACGCCCCGGTGGAGTCTGTGGTGAGAGTCACTGGGACAGTGTCCCCTCGGCCCCTGGGGCAGGAGAACCCG AAAATGCCAACAGGGGATATTGAAGTGAAGGCAGAGACTGCAGAGATCCTAAACTCCTGCAAGAAGCTGCCTTTTGAAATCAAGGATTTTATCAag aAGTCAGAGGCCCTGCGGATGCAGTATCGGTACCTGGACCTGCGCAGCTTCCGGCTGCAGTCCGCCCTGCGGCTGCGCTCTCGCGTGGTGATGAGGATGCGCGAGTACCTCTGCAATCTCCACG GGTTCGTGGATGTAGAAACTCCAACTCTGTTTAAAAGAACCCCAGGG GGAGCCAAAGAATTCCTTGTGCCCTCGAGGGAAGCGGGCAAGTTCTACTCTCTGCCACAGAGTCCTCAGCAGTTCAAGCAGCTCCTCATGGTTGGAGGCCTGGACAG GTACTTCCAGGTCGCTCGCTGCTACCGGGATGAGGGTTCACGGCCTGACAGGCAGCCAGAATTCACCCAG ATAGATATAGAGATGTCATTTGTAGATCAAGCTGGGATCCAGAGGCTCATAGAGGGCCTCTTGCAACATTCCTGGCCTGAGGAAAGAGGCTCCATTATGATTCCTTTCCCTTCCATGACATACGAGGAAGCACTGGCTGAGTATGGGACTGATAAACCAGACACTCGCTTTGGGATGAAG ATCGTGGATATCAGTGATGTTTTACGAGGATCAAACATTCACTTTTTGCAGAATGCCCTCAGTTACCCAAGTGGTTCCATCAGAGCTATTTGTATTCCTCAGGGAGTG AGATATCTTACAAATAAAGACTTGGAGTCATTGAAGGAGTCTGCAAAATCCCAGTTTAACCAG GAAATCATGGAAATTATCTGCAGACCTGATGGAAGCTTGAAGTCTCTGCTTACCAAGTTCCTTGGTGAGAAGGAGCAGTCAGAGCTCATCCAAACACTGAACATGCAGGAGGGTGAtatggtgctgctggcagctggagagCACAAGCAAGTG TGCTCTGCTTTAGGAGCCTTGCGGTTGTTGAGTGCCAACCTCctggaggcagctgggctggcactcCGTGATCCCGCAGCCTTTCACTTCCTCTGGGTGGTggatttcccccttttcctccccaagGCCGAGAATCCCACTGAACTGGAATCTGCTCATCACCCCTTCACTGCCCCTCATCCTTCAGATGCCAGCCTCCTGTATTCTGATCCCACAAAG gTCCGTAGCCAGCACTACGACCTTGTGCTGAATGGCAATGAGGTTGGAGGTGGCTCCATCAGAATTCACAGTGCAGAACAACAGCGTTTTGTGCTGGAGAAAGTGCTGAAG GAGGACTCCGAGGTACTTTCCCATCTGATTGAGGCTTTGGAATTTGGAGCTCCACCTCACGGAGGAATTGCTCTAG GTTGTGGGAACAAGGCTCATGGTTGTTAG
- the CENPL gene encoding centromere protein L produces MAEGARPRAGADGKKFERRRRAAAAMAEEAPEDGAVRTLPSLRRLSRALPFGRSHGRLGISSSGRLIVPALCSQEKADPQKTAFLLRKAWTLYSVTPLYRFRRARLGDYARLLGAFIAAEKQKGLAVEVGVELDIKVALSSLADLRGSELDQAALLVQLSSRSKASSRNSEDKLVWSGWFCSVFGDDLSENVPEQFTCLPLFLTHGAESYTSLVGSWFQKTFDCCFRRLAISPLNLSWMVAMWAGCKLDRAASAVELIFSVPRLSQPLDISYAIHPEDAKALWDTVQKTPGEITQEEVDVFMDCLYAHFHRHFKIHLSAAKLVKVSTAIAAAHCDGIVKILHSQYLPGVLMLLTELAISQIQ; encoded by the exons ATGGCGGAGGGGGCGCGCCCCCGCGCGGGGGCCGACGGGAAGAAATTCGAACGACGGCGGCGGGCCGCGGCGGCCATGGCGGAGGAGGCGCCGGAGGACGGAGCGGTGCgcaccctgcccagcctcaggcgGCTCTCCCGGGCTCTGCCCTTCGGACGGAGCCATGGCCGCCTCGGCATCAGCTCCAGCGGCCGCCTCATCGTGCCAGCGCTGTGCTCTCAG GAAAAAGCGGATCCGCAGAAAACAGCGTTCCTGCTGCGTAAAGCCTGGACGCTGTACAGCGTGACCCCCCTGTACCGCTTCCGCCGCGCCCGCCTCGGGGACTACGCGCGGCTGCTGGGCGCCTTCATCGCCGCCGAGAAGCAGAAGGGGCTGGCGGTGGAGGTGGGCGTCGAGCTGGACATCAAGGTGGCCCTGTCCAGCCTTGCCGACCTCAGGGGCAGCGAGCTGGACCAGGCTGCCCTCCTGGTGCAG ctctcttCGAGGTCAAAAGCCTCTTCCAGGAATTCTGAAGACAAACTGGTGTGGTCGGGCTGGTTCTGCTCCGTGTTTGGAGATGACCTTTCCGAGAACGTGCCGGAGCAATTCACCTGCCTGCCCCTGTTCCTGACCCACGGGGCCGAGAGCTACACGTCCTTGGTTGGCAGCTGGTTCCAGAAGACTTTCGACTGCTGCTTCCGCCGCCTGGCCATCAGCCCCCTGAACCTCAGCTGGATGGTGGCCATGTGGGCTGGCTGCAAGCTGgacagagctgcctctgccgTGGAACTCATCTTCTCCGTGCCCCGCCTGTCACAGCCCCTGGATATTTCATACGCCATCCACCCAGAGGATGCCAAAGCTCTGTGGGACACGGTGCAAAAAACGCCAGGAGAGATCACCCAAGAGGAGGTGGATGTCTTCATGGACTGCCTTTATGCCCACTTCCACAGGCACTTCAAGATCCACTTGTCAGCTGCAAAGCTGGTGAAGGTTTCCACAGCGATTGCCG
- the DARS2 gene encoding aspartate--tRNA ligase, mitochondrial isoform X3, whose amino-acid sequence MALPRLLVRALHRAAAAAAPAAPDFNSFVTRTNTCGELRAAHVGQKVTLYGWVQYQRQGLFLVLRDFQGLTQVIIPQDEAHSHVKELLSNAPVESVVRVTGTVSPRPLGQENPKMPTGDIEVKAETAEILNSCKKLPFEIKDFIKKSEALRMQYRYLDLRSFRLQSALRLRSRVVMRMREYLCNLHGFVDVETPTLFKRTPGGAKEFLVPSREAGKFYSLPQSPQQFKQLLMVGGLDRYFQVARCYRDEGSRPDRQPEFTQIVDISDVLRGSNIHFLQNALSYPSGSIRAICIPQGVRYLTNKDLESLKESAKSQFNQEIMEIICRPDGSLKSLLTKFLGEKEQSELIQTLNMQEGDMVLLAAGEHKQVCSALGALRLLSANLLEAAGLALRDPAAFHFLWVVDFPLFLPKAENPTELESAHHPFTAPHPSDASLLYSDPTKVRSQHYDLVLNGNEVGGGSIRIHSAEQQRFVLEKVLKEDSEVLSHLIEALEFGAPPHGGIALGLDRLISLIVDAPSIRDVIAFPKSFRGRDLMGNAPDYVTPEELEPYHIQVSWPLEEKEAKKN is encoded by the exons ATGGCGCTGCCCCGGCTGCTGGTGCGAGCGCTGCACCGggcggccgctgccgccgcaCCTGCGGCTCCAG aCTTCAACAGTTTTGTCACTCGGACCAACACGTGTGGAGAGCTGCGTGCTGCTCACGTGGGACAGAAAGTGACCCTGTATGGATGGGTTCAATATCAAAG ACAAGGCCTGTTTCTAGTTTTGAGGGATTTCCAGGGACTGACCCAGGTCATCATTCCTCAGGATGAG gcacATTCCCACGTGAAGGAGCTGCTGTCCAACGCCCCGGTGGAGTCTGTGGTGAGAGTCACTGGGACAGTGTCCCCTCGGCCCCTGGGGCAGGAGAACCCG AAAATGCCAACAGGGGATATTGAAGTGAAGGCAGAGACTGCAGAGATCCTAAACTCCTGCAAGAAGCTGCCTTTTGAAATCAAGGATTTTATCAag aAGTCAGAGGCCCTGCGGATGCAGTATCGGTACCTGGACCTGCGCAGCTTCCGGCTGCAGTCCGCCCTGCGGCTGCGCTCTCGCGTGGTGATGAGGATGCGCGAGTACCTCTGCAATCTCCACG GGTTCGTGGATGTAGAAACTCCAACTCTGTTTAAAAGAACCCCAGGG GGAGCCAAAGAATTCCTTGTGCCCTCGAGGGAAGCGGGCAAGTTCTACTCTCTGCCACAGAGTCCTCAGCAGTTCAAGCAGCTCCTCATGGTTGGAGGCCTGGACAG GTACTTCCAGGTCGCTCGCTGCTACCGGGATGAGGGTTCACGGCCTGACAGGCAGCCAGAATTCACCCAG ATCGTGGATATCAGTGATGTTTTACGAGGATCAAACATTCACTTTTTGCAGAATGCCCTCAGTTACCCAAGTGGTTCCATCAGAGCTATTTGTATTCCTCAGGGAGTG AGATATCTTACAAATAAAGACTTGGAGTCATTGAAGGAGTCTGCAAAATCCCAGTTTAACCAG GAAATCATGGAAATTATCTGCAGACCTGATGGAAGCTTGAAGTCTCTGCTTACCAAGTTCCTTGGTGAGAAGGAGCAGTCAGAGCTCATCCAAACACTGAACATGCAGGAGGGTGAtatggtgctgctggcagctggagagCACAAGCAAGTG TGCTCTGCTTTAGGAGCCTTGCGGTTGTTGAGTGCCAACCTCctggaggcagctgggctggcactcCGTGATCCCGCAGCCTTTCACTTCCTCTGGGTGGTggatttcccccttttcctccccaagGCCGAGAATCCCACTGAACTGGAATCTGCTCATCACCCCTTCACTGCCCCTCATCCTTCAGATGCCAGCCTCCTGTATTCTGATCCCACAAAG gTCCGTAGCCAGCACTACGACCTTGTGCTGAATGGCAATGAGGTTGGAGGTGGCTCCATCAGAATTCACAGTGCAGAACAACAGCGTTTTGTGCTGGAGAAAGTGCTGAAG GAGGACTCCGAGGTACTTTCCCATCTGATTGAGGCTTTGGAATTTGGAGCTCCACCTCACGGAGGAATTGCTCTAG GACTTGACAGGCTGATCTCTCTCATTGTTGACGCTCCAAGTATCCGGGACGTCATTGCCTTTCCAAAATCCTTCAGGGGACGAGACCTGATGGGCAATGCTCCAGACTATGTCACTCCAGAAGAACTAGAGCCATATCACATTCAGGTTTCCTGGCCTCTTGAAGaaaaagaggcaaagaaaaacTGA
- the DARS2 gene encoding aspartate--tRNA ligase, mitochondrial isoform X1: MALPRLLVRALHRAAAAAAPAAPDFNSFVTRTNTCGELRAAHVGQKVTLYGWVQYQRQGLFLVLRDFQGLTQVIIPQDEAHSHVKELLSNAPVESVVRVTGTVSPRPLGQENPKMPTGDIEVKAETAEILNSCKKLPFEIKDFIKKSEALRMQYRYLDLRSFRLQSALRLRSRVVMRMREYLCNLHGFVDVETPTLFKRTPGGAKEFLVPSREAGKFYSLPQSPQQFKQLLMVGGLDRYFQVARCYRDEGSRPDRQPEFTQIDIEMSFVDQAGIQRLIEGLLQHSWPEERGSIMIPFPSMTYEEALAEYGTDKPDTRFGMKIVDISDVLRGSNIHFLQNALSYPSGSIRAICIPQGVRYLTNKDLESLKESAKSQFNQEIMEIICRPDGSLKSLLTKFLGEKEQSELIQTLNMQEGDMVLLAAGEHKQVCSALGALRLLSANLLEAAGLALRDPAAFHFLWVVDFPLFLPKAENPTELESAHHPFTAPHPSDASLLYSDPTKVRSQHYDLVLNGNEVGGGSIRIHSAEQQRFVLEKVLKEDSEVLSHLIEALEFGAPPHGGIALGLDRLISLIVDAPSIRDVIAFPKSFRGRDLMGNAPDYVTPEELEPYHIQVSWPLEEKEAKKN; the protein is encoded by the exons ATGGCGCTGCCCCGGCTGCTGGTGCGAGCGCTGCACCGggcggccgctgccgccgcaCCTGCGGCTCCAG aCTTCAACAGTTTTGTCACTCGGACCAACACGTGTGGAGAGCTGCGTGCTGCTCACGTGGGACAGAAAGTGACCCTGTATGGATGGGTTCAATATCAAAG ACAAGGCCTGTTTCTAGTTTTGAGGGATTTCCAGGGACTGACCCAGGTCATCATTCCTCAGGATGAG gcacATTCCCACGTGAAGGAGCTGCTGTCCAACGCCCCGGTGGAGTCTGTGGTGAGAGTCACTGGGACAGTGTCCCCTCGGCCCCTGGGGCAGGAGAACCCG AAAATGCCAACAGGGGATATTGAAGTGAAGGCAGAGACTGCAGAGATCCTAAACTCCTGCAAGAAGCTGCCTTTTGAAATCAAGGATTTTATCAag aAGTCAGAGGCCCTGCGGATGCAGTATCGGTACCTGGACCTGCGCAGCTTCCGGCTGCAGTCCGCCCTGCGGCTGCGCTCTCGCGTGGTGATGAGGATGCGCGAGTACCTCTGCAATCTCCACG GGTTCGTGGATGTAGAAACTCCAACTCTGTTTAAAAGAACCCCAGGG GGAGCCAAAGAATTCCTTGTGCCCTCGAGGGAAGCGGGCAAGTTCTACTCTCTGCCACAGAGTCCTCAGCAGTTCAAGCAGCTCCTCATGGTTGGAGGCCTGGACAG GTACTTCCAGGTCGCTCGCTGCTACCGGGATGAGGGTTCACGGCCTGACAGGCAGCCAGAATTCACCCAG ATAGATATAGAGATGTCATTTGTAGATCAAGCTGGGATCCAGAGGCTCATAGAGGGCCTCTTGCAACATTCCTGGCCTGAGGAAAGAGGCTCCATTATGATTCCTTTCCCTTCCATGACATACGAGGAAGCACTGGCTGAGTATGGGACTGATAAACCAGACACTCGCTTTGGGATGAAG ATCGTGGATATCAGTGATGTTTTACGAGGATCAAACATTCACTTTTTGCAGAATGCCCTCAGTTACCCAAGTGGTTCCATCAGAGCTATTTGTATTCCTCAGGGAGTG AGATATCTTACAAATAAAGACTTGGAGTCATTGAAGGAGTCTGCAAAATCCCAGTTTAACCAG GAAATCATGGAAATTATCTGCAGACCTGATGGAAGCTTGAAGTCTCTGCTTACCAAGTTCCTTGGTGAGAAGGAGCAGTCAGAGCTCATCCAAACACTGAACATGCAGGAGGGTGAtatggtgctgctggcagctggagagCACAAGCAAGTG TGCTCTGCTTTAGGAGCCTTGCGGTTGTTGAGTGCCAACCTCctggaggcagctgggctggcactcCGTGATCCCGCAGCCTTTCACTTCCTCTGGGTGGTggatttcccccttttcctccccaagGCCGAGAATCCCACTGAACTGGAATCTGCTCATCACCCCTTCACTGCCCCTCATCCTTCAGATGCCAGCCTCCTGTATTCTGATCCCACAAAG gTCCGTAGCCAGCACTACGACCTTGTGCTGAATGGCAATGAGGTTGGAGGTGGCTCCATCAGAATTCACAGTGCAGAACAACAGCGTTTTGTGCTGGAGAAAGTGCTGAAG GAGGACTCCGAGGTACTTTCCCATCTGATTGAGGCTTTGGAATTTGGAGCTCCACCTCACGGAGGAATTGCTCTAG GACTTGACAGGCTGATCTCTCTCATTGTTGACGCTCCAAGTATCCGGGACGTCATTGCCTTTCCAAAATCCTTCAGGGGACGAGACCTGATGGGCAATGCTCCAGACTATGTCACTCCAGAAGAACTAGAGCCATATCACATTCAGGTTTCCTGGCCTCTTGAAGaaaaagaggcaaagaaaaacTGA